A region from the Vicia villosa cultivar HV-30 ecotype Madison, WI linkage group LG3, Vvil1.0, whole genome shotgun sequence genome encodes:
- the LOC131661418 gene encoding two-component response regulator ORR9-like, translated as MEVVDGRELQLQQQQPQNLKQEQAEQNFHVLAVDDSVIDRKLLERLLRGSSCKVTCVDSGDKALEYLGLNIDEVDTNDSSTETILESSAAIPLPLQLQEGIGKVNLIMTDYCMPGMSGYDLLKRVKGSSWKDVPVVIMSSENVPSRITMCLEEGAEEFLLKPLQISDLQKLQPYFLKSLDNSSDEHESSSISTDSSDNEDVINNDNSNGISKRKAMSPEPPERSKPKMKGLTMVV; from the exons ATGGAGGTGGTGGATGGTAGAGAATTAcagttacaacaacaacaaccacagaACTTGAAGCAAGAACAGGCTGAACAGAATTTTCATGTGTTGGCTGTAGATGATAGTGTGATTGATAGGAAGCTTCTGGAGAGACTTCTAAGAGGTTCTTCATGCAAAG TTACCTGTGTGGATTCTGGAGATAAGGCTTTGGAATATCTTGGACTCAATATTGATGAAGTTGATACAAATGATTCTTCTACTGAGACTATATTAGAGTCATCTGCTGCTATTCCTCTACCATTGCAGCTTCAAGAG GGAATAGGCAAAGTGAATTTGATCATGACAGATTATTGCATGCCTGGGATGAGTGGCTATGATTTACTCAAAAGAGTCAAG GGATCTTCTTGGAAAGATGTTCCAGTtgtgatcatgtcttcagaaaaTGTACCTTCCAGAATTACCAT GTGCTTGGAAGAAGGTGCAGAAGAGTTTCTGTTGAAGCCTCTTCAGATATCAGATTTGCAGAAGCTTCAACCTTATTTTCTTAAATCTCTTGATAATTCTTCAGATGAACATGAATCTAGTAGTATTTCTACAGATTCTTCTGACAATGAAGATGTCATCAACAATGATAACAGTAATGGGATTAGCAAAAGGAAGGCCATGTCTCCTGAGCCTCCAGAGAGATCAAAGCCAAAAATGAAAGGGTTAACGATGGTGGTGTAA